One Streptomyces sp. NBC_01217 genomic region harbors:
- a CDS encoding ABC transporter ATP-binding protein — MTESQPQPLTEAGPVPDTRRGPVPGARAEQRSGSRNPSPADAGTTTGTAAADRGVPTLLPVATPARTRAVVAQLLRPQRRLALTAFAVMVGSTAVGLLVQPLLGRIVDLAADHGSADAVTTTAALLVAVAVAQGVTTGLGLSLISRLGETTLARLREKFVERALGLPLERVEKAGAGDLTARVTADVSLIAEAVRGALPELARSLLTIVLTLGALALLDWRFLLAALLAVPVQAATARWYASRAVPLYAQQRVAGSAQQQQLLDTVGGSSTVRAFRLEREHTEHVAERSRSLVALMMRGVRLVLGFYSRLHIAEYIGLAAVLVTGCWLVGRGAASVGTATAAALYFHSLFTPVNAALVLLDDAQSAMAGLARLVGVTDQPPPAEPARPAATGDAEVTVRGLSHAYRPGHPVLRDIDLTIRHGERVALVGASGAGKTTLARLVAGIQQPTEGTVLVGAVPPAELGPGTAGRTIALLTQETHVFAGPLADDLRLARPDATDDELRAALHSVDALDWAEDLPDGLDTVVGDGGHRLSGARTQALALARLVLADPPLVILDEATAEAGSAGARDLEKAVARALDGRTALIVAHRLSQAATADRIVVMESGRVVETGTHDELRVAQGPYAALWQAWSDTRS, encoded by the coding sequence ATGACCGAGTCGCAGCCGCAACCCCTGACCGAAGCCGGCCCCGTCCCCGATACCCGCCGCGGCCCCGTCCCCGGGGCACGGGCCGAGCAGCGGTCCGGATCCCGGAATCCGTCCCCGGCGGACGCCGGCACCACAACCGGTACCGCAGCCGCCGACAGGGGTGTGCCCACGCTGCTCCCCGTCGCCACACCCGCCCGCACCCGTGCCGTGGTCGCCCAACTGCTGCGCCCACAGCGGCGCCTGGCCCTGACCGCGTTCGCCGTGATGGTCGGCTCCACCGCCGTCGGCCTGCTGGTGCAGCCGCTGCTGGGCCGGATCGTCGACCTGGCCGCCGACCACGGGTCCGCCGACGCGGTCACCACCACGGCCGCGCTGCTGGTGGCCGTCGCCGTGGCACAGGGCGTCACCACCGGGCTCGGGCTGTCCCTGATCTCCCGGCTCGGCGAGACGACACTGGCCAGGCTGCGCGAGAAGTTCGTCGAACGGGCGCTGGGCCTGCCCCTGGAACGGGTCGAGAAGGCCGGTGCCGGAGACCTGACCGCCCGGGTCACCGCCGACGTGTCGCTCATCGCGGAGGCCGTGCGCGGGGCCCTGCCCGAGCTGGCCCGGTCCCTGCTGACCATCGTCCTCACCCTGGGGGCGCTGGCGCTGCTCGACTGGCGGTTCCTGCTGGCCGCGCTGCTGGCGGTGCCCGTGCAGGCGGCCACCGCGCGCTGGTACGCCAGCCGTGCCGTACCCCTCTACGCCCAGCAGCGGGTGGCGGGCAGCGCACAGCAGCAGCAGCTGCTCGACACCGTCGGGGGCAGCTCGACAGTGCGGGCGTTCCGGCTGGAGCGGGAGCACACCGAGCACGTCGCCGAGCGGTCCCGGTCCCTGGTGGCGCTGATGATGCGCGGGGTCCGGCTCGTGCTCGGCTTCTACAGCCGTCTGCACATCGCCGAGTACATCGGGCTCGCGGCCGTCCTCGTCACCGGCTGCTGGCTGGTCGGCCGGGGTGCGGCGTCCGTCGGTACGGCGACCGCGGCGGCCCTGTACTTCCACAGCCTGTTCACGCCCGTCAACGCGGCCCTCGTACTGCTGGACGACGCCCAGTCGGCCATGGCGGGCCTGGCGCGGCTCGTCGGGGTCACCGACCAGCCGCCGCCCGCAGAGCCGGCCCGCCCGGCGGCAACCGGCGACGCGGAGGTCACCGTGCGCGGGCTGAGCCACGCCTACCGGCCCGGTCACCCGGTGCTGCGCGACATCGATCTGACGATCCGCCACGGGGAGCGGGTCGCGCTCGTCGGTGCCAGTGGGGCGGGGAAGACCACCCTGGCCCGGCTCGTCGCGGGCATCCAGCAGCCCACCGAGGGCACCGTCCTGGTCGGCGCCGTTCCCCCGGCCGAGCTCGGACCGGGCACCGCGGGCCGGACGATCGCCCTGCTCACCCAGGAGACGCATGTCTTCGCAGGCCCCCTGGCCGACGACCTCCGCCTCGCCCGCCCGGACGCCACCGACGACGAACTGCGCGCCGCACTCCACTCCGTGGACGCGTTGGACTGGGCCGAGGACCTGCCCGACGGCCTGGACACCGTGGTCGGCGACGGCGGTCACCGGCTGAGCGGCGCCCGTACGCAGGCGCTGGCGCTGGCCCGGCTGGTCCTGGCCGATCCGCCCCTGGTGATCCTGGACGAGGCCACCGCCGAGGCGGGCAGCGCCGGTGCCCGCGATCTGGAGAAGGCCGTGGCCCGTGCCCTGGACGGACGGACCGCGCTGATCGTCGCCCACCGCCTCAGCCAGGCAGCGACCGCGGACCGCATCGTCGTCATGGAGAGCGGCCGCGTCGTCGAGACCGGAACGCACGACGAACTACGAGTCGCCCAGGGGCCGTACGCGGCCCTCTGGCAGGCGTGGTCCGACACCCGTTCCTAG